Proteins from a genomic interval of Caulobacter sp. NIBR1757:
- a CDS encoding VanW family protein, with amino-acid sequence MNQVPDPASFTPDPDLDWWEQPSRLSGAIFNAKVIAFRTRRGLINLTAGLKPLTPAPKPADYVLLAEARSGLWTDERSREHRHQRGKVENLRRATTAIGAGKLEAGQVFSFWRIVGKATRRRGYVDGRMIQEGCLVPAVGGGLCQLSNALYDVAQRAGCEIFERHGHSKVVPGSASTHGRDATVAWNYVDLRFAHAAPLHIETRLTEGELIVRFSGPAAAGAAAPKGCAEPGRGPILEARSCDSCQQISCYRHEGPSPATASARRVWLVDEAWPEFQALWAEQAGPADVLGLPLDGGRWWMGRYAWAGAPAGRTRDAMLAALGRSAAVRRLASRGPERRRAELAGAEAIARSLERLLTSDDLDVVVAQSLLPYLWRRGRLGGRRFSVLMTRAPIGVLQARLDEAHVAAPEQASLADFRADPALVSAEAQALAAAHRILTPHAAVAALFGERAQRLDWIAPKRGPAAAAAGRRIAFPGPTAARKGAWTVREAARALDLEVVTAGSELEGAGFWDGVRARSAGADWLEGVAAVVQPAVVEDNPRRLLGALAAGVPVIATPACGLVPQPGLILIPPGNAAALIAALKSVMG; translated from the coding sequence CGGACTGAAGCCTTTGACGCCTGCGCCCAAGCCCGCCGACTATGTCCTGCTGGCCGAGGCGCGTAGCGGGCTGTGGACCGACGAGCGGTCGCGCGAGCATCGCCACCAGCGCGGCAAGGTCGAGAACCTGCGGCGGGCTACGACGGCGATCGGGGCGGGGAAGCTCGAGGCCGGACAGGTGTTCAGCTTCTGGCGGATCGTCGGCAAGGCCACGCGGCGGCGCGGCTATGTCGATGGGCGGATGATCCAGGAGGGTTGCCTGGTGCCGGCCGTCGGCGGCGGCCTCTGCCAGCTGTCGAACGCCCTCTATGACGTGGCCCAGCGGGCCGGGTGCGAGATCTTCGAACGGCATGGCCATTCGAAGGTGGTGCCGGGCTCGGCCTCGACGCATGGCCGGGATGCGACGGTGGCCTGGAACTATGTCGATCTGCGGTTTGCCCATGCCGCGCCGCTGCACATCGAAACCCGGTTGACCGAGGGCGAGCTGATCGTGCGGTTCAGTGGACCGGCGGCCGCCGGAGCCGCGGCGCCGAAAGGGTGCGCCGAGCCGGGCCGGGGCCCGATACTGGAGGCGCGCAGCTGCGACAGCTGCCAGCAGATCAGCTGCTACCGGCATGAAGGGCCAAGTCCGGCGACAGCCTCGGCGCGACGGGTCTGGCTGGTCGATGAAGCCTGGCCGGAGTTTCAGGCGCTGTGGGCGGAGCAGGCCGGGCCGGCTGATGTGCTCGGCCTGCCGCTGGATGGCGGGCGTTGGTGGATGGGACGCTATGCCTGGGCCGGCGCGCCGGCGGGCCGGACGCGGGACGCCATGCTGGCGGCCCTGGGACGGTCGGCGGCGGTGCGCCGGCTGGCCTCAAGGGGGCCGGAACGCCGGCGGGCCGAACTGGCCGGCGCCGAGGCTATCGCCCGGTCGCTGGAGCGGTTGCTGACGTCGGATGACCTGGACGTGGTGGTGGCCCAGAGCCTGCTGCCCTACCTCTGGCGACGGGGGCGGCTTGGCGGCCGGCGGTTCAGCGTGCTGATGACCCGCGCCCCGATCGGCGTGCTGCAGGCGCGGCTCGACGAGGCGCATGTGGCCGCGCCGGAGCAGGCCAGCCTGGCCGATTTCCGGGCCGATCCCGCCCTGGTGTCGGCCGAGGCCCAGGCGCTGGCGGCGGCGCACAGGATCCTGACGCCCCATGCGGCCGTGGCGGCGCTGTTCGGCGAGCGGGCCCAGCGCCTGGACTGGATCGCGCCGAAGCGTGGGCCGGCCGCCGCCGCCGCCGGCCGGCGCATCGCCTTTCCCGGCCCCACGGCGGCCCGCAAGGGGGCCTGGACGGTGCGCGAGGCGGCGCGGGCGCTCGATCTCGAGGTGGTGACGGCCGGTTCGGAGCTTGAGGGCGCCGGCTTCTGGGACGGGGTGAGGGCGCGGTCTGCCGGCGCCGACTGGCTGGAGGGCGTCGCCGCCGTGGTTCAGCCGGCGGTGGTCGAGGACAATCCGCGCCGGCTGCTCGGCGCCCTGGCGGCCGGCGTGCCAGTGATCGCCACCCCGGCCTGTGGTCTGGTCCCCCAGCCGGGGCTGATCCTGATCCCGCCGGGCAACGCGGCGGCCTTAATTGCGGCGTTGAAGTCGGTGATGGGCTGA
- a CDS encoding SRPBCC domain-containing protein produces the protein MSDDTSVAARTLSIVRVFDAPARLLFKAHAEREHIMQWFGPVGWPVTFCEMDFRVGGQWRMAMTGSTGVQNPPFGGTYLEIVPDRLIKWDNGFEIAGAERMVTTITFEDLGGKTTVTSTTVFASQRMYAEHVGAGFEQGTNSGLDQLERHVAKMAA, from the coding sequence ATGAGCGATGACACGAGCGTTGCCGCCCGCACCCTGAGCATCGTCCGGGTGTTCGACGCCCCGGCCCGCCTGCTGTTCAAGGCCCACGCCGAGCGCGAGCACATCATGCAGTGGTTCGGGCCCGTCGGCTGGCCGGTCACCTTCTGCGAGATGGACTTCCGGGTTGGAGGCCAGTGGCGAATGGCGATGACCGGCTCGACCGGCGTCCAGAACCCGCCCTTCGGCGGGACCTATCTGGAGATCGTGCCGGACAGGCTCATCAAATGGGACAACGGCTTCGAGATCGCCGGAGCGGAGCGGATGGTCACCACCATCACCTTCGAAGACCTGGGCGGCAAGACGACCGTCACCTCGACGACGGTGTTCGCCTCCCAGCGGATGTACGCCGAGCACGTGGGCGCCGGCTTCGAACAGGGGACCAATTCCGGCCTCGACCAGCTGGAGCGCCACGTCGCGAAAATGGCGGCTTAG
- a CDS encoding HU family DNA-binding protein produces the protein MTKAELVAAIADGAGLNKTQAGAALEAFTAAVTASLKKGEDVRLVGFGAFKAVSRAAGTARNPRTGETVKRPASKTARFQVGEGLKSALNG, from the coding sequence ATGACGAAGGCCGAACTGGTCGCCGCGATCGCGGACGGCGCGGGATTGAACAAGACCCAGGCGGGCGCCGCCCTGGAAGCCTTTACCGCGGCGGTGACCGCCTCCCTGAAGAAGGGCGAGGATGTCCGTCTGGTGGGCTTTGGCGCGTTCAAGGCCGTCTCCCGGGCGGCCGGCACAGCCCGCAATCCGCGGACCGGCGAGACCGTCAAACGTCCGGCCAGCAAGACCGCCCGCTTCCAGGTCGGTGAAGGTCTGAAGTCGGCGCTCAACGGCTAG
- a CDS encoding metalloregulator ArsR/SmtB family transcription factor — translation MPVVDDTLDRVFGALADPTRRAILARIAGREATVNQLVNAFDLAQPTISKHLKVLERAGLVSRGREAQFRPVRLDPKALAGVDAWLGDYRRFWEESFERLDDYVKQLKEKDAEDER, via the coding sequence ATGCCTGTCGTTGACGACACCCTGGACCGCGTGTTCGGCGCCCTGGCCGATCCGACCCGCCGCGCCATCCTGGCCCGCATTGCCGGACGGGAGGCGACGGTGAACCAGCTGGTCAACGCCTTCGACCTGGCGCAGCCGACCATCTCCAAACACCTCAAGGTGCTGGAGCGGGCGGGCCTGGTGTCGAGAGGCCGTGAGGCCCAGTTCCGCCCCGTGCGGCTAGATCCGAAAGCCTTGGCCGGCGTCGACGCCTGGCTCGGCGATTATCGCCGGTTCTGGGAAGAGAGCTTCGAGCGGCTCGATGATTATGTGAAGCAACTCAAGGAGAAGGACGCAGAAGATGAGCGATGA
- the lon gene encoding endopeptidase La — MSELRTLPVLPLRDIVVFPHMVVPLFVGREKSVRALEEVMRGDKQILLATQKNSADDDPAADAIYDVGVVATVLQLLKLPDGTVKVLVEGKQRAAVTRFVGSEDFYEAEAAILDEDDGEEHEAEALSRAVAEQFEAYVKLNKKIPPEALASIPHITEPGKLADSIAAHLSVKIGDKQQLLELFNVVKRLEKVFSLMEGEISVLQVEKKIRSRVKRQMEKTQREYYLNEQMKAIQRELGDQDDGRDELLELEKRIKKTRLSKEARTKADAELKKLRNMSPMSAESTVVRNYLDWLLSIPWGKAKPKKIDIAKAEAILEEDHYGLEKVKERILEYLAVQARTNSLKGPILCLVGPPGVGKTSLGRSIAKATGREFIRLSLGGVRDEAEIRGHRRTYIGSMPGKIIQSMKKAKAVDPFFLFDEIDKMGSDYRGDPSSALLEVLDPAQNSTFADHYLEVDYDLSQTMFVTTANSLNMPQPLLDRMEIIRIPGYTEAEKIEIAKRHVLPKLTKDHGLTTEDFIVPDKAIQDLIRYYTREAGVRSLERELGNLARKTVRDLAREDVTSITIDDERLAKYAGIQKYRYGETDEEDQVGIVTGLAWTEFGGEILTIEAVKMPGKGRMSITGNLKDVMKESIAAANSYVRSRSTKFGIKPPQFEKTDVHVHVPEGATPKDGPSAGVAMAIAIISVLTGIPIRKDIAMTGEVTLRGRVLPIGGLKEKLLAALRSGIKTVLIPQENEKDLADVPQTVKDALEIVPISTVDEAIARALISAPVAIEWSEDDEPVVAPAKVEDADGDAVITH, encoded by the coding sequence ATGTCAGAACTACGTACGCTTCCGGTGTTGCCGCTTCGGGACATCGTTGTGTTTCCCCATATGGTCGTGCCCCTGTTCGTGGGCCGCGAGAAATCCGTCCGCGCCCTTGAAGAGGTGATGCGCGGCGACAAGCAGATCCTGCTGGCCACCCAGAAGAACAGCGCCGATGACGATCCGGCCGCCGACGCCATCTATGACGTCGGCGTCGTGGCCACCGTGCTGCAACTGCTGAAACTGCCCGACGGCACCGTCAAGGTGCTGGTCGAGGGCAAGCAGCGCGCGGCCGTCACCCGCTTCGTCGGCTCGGAAGACTTCTATGAAGCCGAGGCCGCCATCCTCGACGAGGACGACGGCGAGGAGCATGAGGCCGAAGCCCTCAGCCGCGCCGTGGCCGAGCAGTTCGAGGCCTACGTCAAACTCAACAAGAAGATCCCGCCGGAAGCCCTGGCATCGATCCCGCACATCACCGAGCCCGGCAAGCTGGCCGACAGCATCGCCGCCCACCTGTCCGTCAAGATCGGCGACAAGCAGCAGCTGCTCGAGCTGTTCAATGTCGTGAAGCGGCTGGAGAAGGTGTTCTCGCTGATGGAGGGCGAGATTTCCGTCCTGCAGGTCGAGAAGAAGATCCGCAGCCGCGTCAAGCGGCAGATGGAGAAGACCCAGCGCGAATATTACCTGAACGAGCAGATGAAGGCGATCCAGCGCGAGCTGGGCGATCAGGACGACGGTCGCGACGAACTGCTCGAGCTCGAAAAGCGCATCAAGAAGACCAGGCTCTCCAAGGAGGCGCGGACCAAGGCCGATGCGGAGCTGAAGAAGCTGCGCAACATGAGCCCGATGTCGGCCGAGAGCACGGTGGTGCGCAACTACCTCGACTGGCTGCTGTCGATTCCGTGGGGCAAGGCCAAGCCGAAGAAGATCGACATCGCCAAGGCCGAGGCCATCCTCGAAGAGGATCACTACGGCCTGGAGAAGGTGAAGGAGCGGATTCTCGAGTACCTGGCCGTCCAGGCGCGGACCAACTCGCTGAAGGGCCCGATCCTTTGCCTTGTTGGTCCTCCCGGCGTCGGCAAGACCTCGCTCGGCCGTTCGATCGCCAAGGCGACCGGGCGTGAGTTCATTCGCCTGTCGCTCGGCGGCGTGCGCGACGAGGCCGAGATCCGCGGTCACCGCCGGACCTACATCGGCTCGATGCCCGGCAAGATCATCCAGTCGATGAAGAAGGCCAAGGCGGTCGATCCCTTCTTCCTGTTCGACGAGATCGACAAGATGGGCAGCGACTACCGGGGCGATCCGTCCTCGGCCCTGCTGGAGGTGCTGGACCCGGCGCAGAACTCGACCTTCGCCGACCACTACCTCGAGGTCGACTACGACCTCAGCCAGACGATGTTCGTGACCACGGCCAACAGCCTGAACATGCCCCAGCCCCTGCTGGACCGCATGGAGATCATCCGCATCCCCGGCTACACCGAGGCCGAGAAGATCGAGATCGCCAAGCGGCACGTGCTGCCCAAGCTGACCAAGGACCACGGGCTGACGACCGAGGACTTCATCGTTCCGGACAAGGCGATCCAGGACCTGATCCGCTACTACACCCGGGAAGCCGGCGTGCGGTCGCTGGAGCGGGAACTGGGCAACCTGGCGCGCAAGACGGTTCGTGACCTGGCCCGGGAAGACGTCACGTCGATCACCATCGATGACGAACGCCTGGCCAAGTACGCCGGCATCCAGAAGTACCGCTATGGCGAGACGGACGAGGAGGACCAGGTCGGTATCGTCACCGGTCTGGCCTGGACCGAGTTCGGCGGCGAGATCCTGACCATCGAGGCGGTCAAGATGCCCGGCAAGGGCCGCATGTCGATCACCGGCAACCTCAAGGACGTCATGAAGGAGTCCATCGCCGCGGCGAACTCCTATGTGCGGTCGCGGTCGACCAAGTTCGGCATCAAGCCGCCGCAGTTCGAGAAGACCGACGTCCACGTCCACGTTCCGGAGGGGGCAACCCCGAAAGACGGTCCCTCGGCCGGTGTGGCCATGGCCATCGCCATCATCTCGGTGCTGACCGGCATTCCGATCCGCAAGGACATTGCCATGACCGGGGAGGTGACCCTGCGGGGCCGCGTCCTGCCGATCGGCGGCCTGAAGGAAAAGCTGCTGGCCGCCCTGCGCTCGGGGATCAAGACCGTCCTCATCCCGCAGGAGAACGAGAAGGACCTGGCCGACGTGCCGCAGACGGTGAAGGACGCCCTCGAAATCGTCCCGATCTCGACGGTGGATGAGGCCATCGCCCGGGCCCTGATCAGCGCTCCGGTCGCCATCGAGTGGTCGGAGGACGATGAGCCGGTTGTTGCGCCTGCGAAGGTGGAAGACGCCGACGGAGACGCCGTAATTACCCACTAA